From the genome of Trypanosoma brucei brucei TREU927 chromosome 11 chr11_scaffold01 genomic scaffold, whole genome shotgun sequence:
GAAGTGTTTAACCGCCTTCTCGTTCTGTTAGAGAGGCTCATCCCCGACTCGTGCGAGCCAAGTCATACGGTACGTTTTCTTGCTCTTAAGGTGCTTCATACAGTGGTGGGAAGTGGAGTCCTCCGTCAGGCTGTGAATCGATCTCTAAAGCGTATACTTCTTCTTGTGCGCGCGGGGATTGATGATGTGTTCCCAGAGGTTCATATGGATGCTGCGGCAGTCCTTCATTTGATTATCAACAGCGGGTTGTACTCAACTGATCATCTCCTCAACGCTGTCGCTATGACTTTGGACACGTGGTTGCGGAGCAATAAGGTGGGTTACAGCAGCAGGGGTTGGTTGACGATGTTAGAAGCCATTAaacatattttctttcaacTTGGATGCTCAGCCGTGCTAGTTCCGTGTGCCTTCAAGGAATATGCAGAACTGAAAGATACCACCCCGGGTGTTGTGAGCGAACCAGTTCTCCACCGCGTTTGCAGTACTGTGGTGTCTGCCGTTCATCATAGCGTCCCTGAAGTGCGTTTAACAGCGGTTGTTGCTTGTGTTGCTATTTGGATGACATTTGACACTGCTGCATTGCCTTATTTTGTTGATCTCACAGCAAGCCAACGGAAACTTATTTCAATGTACTTCACAAAGTTGGCCGATGTTCCTGTGGATGATTTGAAGATTACAAATACTGAACGCGACATGACGAGTGATATGCGTGCAGCCGGACTGCCATATGCCACTCACCTGTAAAGTTACACCTTCAACAAACGTACTGCATTTAGATTTATAGAATGGTAAATCCATAGAAGAAAGACAATGCCATGTGGCACTTGCTGCGTCGCGGCTGCTTTGACAGAAGATGTGACCACATTCATCTAATGCTTTTTCCTGGAACAAAACTCTCCGACTTATCGGCTGCTTTCGCACTAACTGCACGTACAACTGACTGGTATTTTTCGAAGTCTCTGTTTACTATTTGCATCACTCGTTGTGCTCCCAAGGTGTTGCTTCTTGctattcctctcctttctattcttgtgtgtgtgtgttttacgTGCGTTACCATTTGGCGGTGATGTCCATCTAGAGAGAGAGGAGAGACGCAACGAATAGTGACACCGtaagcgtttttttttttaaaggaaagaaagaaaaacttcaTTCTTGATATTTAGATAATATATTAAACCGTTACATTTACGTAAATTGAGGGCGCGAATTCAACAGGGGTAACAGAGGACATACTCAAATGTCTTTTCTTGTGTATGCCGTTGATGGTGCCGACCGACTGACACTCCTCGGACCTCCAACACCCGAGGGCCCAAATCTTAAGCAAGTGGCATTAAGTTACATTCAAGCACCGAAGGTGGCGAAGCGGAACGCCACTGGTGAGTTCGGTTCTGAGGATCCCTGTGCGTTTGAGGCGGTGGAGTTGATTCGTAATACATTTATTGGTAAGCCCGTAAAATTTTCGGAGGACTATGTAATTGACGTATTGCAAAGGCGAGCAGGGAGATTAACACTTGTTGACGGGGAAGATGCATCAATCCTACTGTTGCGCAATGGCCTTGCCACCGTCCCTGAACGCATTCCCCAACGCATGGACAAGGAACTGTTTGCAAAGTACACCAAACTCATGAGCGAAGCGAAGGCGGCGAAGAAGGGTATTTTTGCCCCTTCTGCCTCAAGCCGCGTGCGCACGCTCACTGACTTGAGCCCAGAGGAGAAGATAAAACTTGCAGAAAAactaaaaggaaaggaggctCTGGTGCGCCTTGAGCATGTGCTGCTTCCAACTGTCCTTGTTGTATCAGGAGGGGATTTTGGCGATGCACAGGTTACTGTGCACATGCCGGGCGTTACGGTGAAGGACCCCGACTGTGAAACTGTATCTCGTGAAAGCCGATACCACGTGGAACGATTTTTACTGCACCGGAGAGTGAAAATCCTCTTTGAGGGTGCCGATGGTTACGGAAACATTCTCGGTTCCGTCACTTCGTCAAAAGGTTGCTTCCAACAGGAACTGCTTTCTCGCGGGTTGGTGAAGCTTAACGGCAATACGCTGGGGAGCACGAAGTTTGCCGCTGATATGGAAACTGCTGAGAAGGAGGCTCGTGAGAAGTGCGTAGGGATGTGGAAAAATCGTGGTGAATCCGGTGCTAGAGTCCCTCTCAAAGTGGTTGGTGGGGCCGGTGTTTCTACCGCAGCTGCAACGGGAGGTAGCAGTGCTTTGCCAGTTTCCAACGCCGCCACTGCAGCTACGGTGGTATATAAAGGGCCCACACAATTTACCGCCTCAATCGTTCAGATTATCACCGGTGACACACTTGGTGTGCGACACGAGGAAAGCGGAGAACTGATCCGTGTGTCACTTGCCGGCGTGCGTTCTAGCAAAAATATCACTCGAGAACAAGATGGGCGATCCCCCGAAACTCGTGTCACTTACGGTGATTATGAGTGGGAGGCCCGTGAGTTCCTGCGGGTGCATTTTGCTGGCAAGCGGGTAACAGTAAAGGTTGAGTACTGCCGCCAAATTGCTGAAACGGGAGAAGTTCGACCAGTGGCTCTGATTACCGTTCTCGAAACAGGGGAGAATGTGGGTTCGGCGTTGCTTGAGACTGGTTATGTTAACTTCTTCCTCGGCAGAAATGATATATGTTCGGCGGCGGCAGAGTTACAATGCGCCAGCGAAAGGGCGGAAGCAAAAGGTGTTGGTGTACATGGTAAGGCCCCGGCCCCGGTAGTGAAGGTACTCGAGTTGGTTCACTTAGGGAGTGCGCGTGGAAAGTACTACCTGAGCTTTCTTCAGCGTGGGATGCAAGGAAATCGGCCACCGGTGCTGAAGGGCATCGTCGATGTTGTAATTGGTGGCAGCTCCCTTCGCGTGTTTGTCCCGAGGGAACACTTTCAGATACCGGTGAAGGTGGCTGGTATAATCACACCCATGGGAGCAGCTGGTGGATCATCGGAAGGCGGTGAACCGTTCGCTGAGGAGTCCAAAAGATTTGCCGTAGACAAACTTCAACACATGGAGGTTGGCATTCAGGTGCACGCAGCGGACAAGGTGGGGAACTTCATTTCGTCAGTGACGCTCCCTGATGGCACTAATTTTGCTGTGGCTATGGTGGAGATGGGTTTTGCAACCGTTGCGAATGCCGATCGCCTCCCGCACAATCAACAGCTTCTCGAGGCTGAGGCGAAAGCGAAGGcggagaagagaaacatcTGGTCAAATAACTCATCCGTCCCCCAACGTGCCGCAAAGCTCGAAGCACAGAAAATTCGGACAGGTCCCATACGTTACACCTCATCGAGTGGTCCCAAGGCCGAGTTCCAGCAGTACATGCTTTCCGAGGTTGGTGAGAATGGTTATTCCGTTTACTTGCAGGAGGCAACTGAGGATGTTGAGAAGAAATTGTTCACGATGCAGGACCTTCTCGGGCAGATTTCTTCCAGTAGCACGGAATACAAGCCAAAGAAGGGTGAGCTCGTGGCTGCACTGTACAAGACAGACAAAACATGGAATAGGGCCAAGGTGGTCCAAGTCAGCAAGAAGGACCCAACTGTCACGGTTTGTTTCGTTGATTTCGGAACAAAGTCAGAGATTCGTTTGAAGGATGTTCGTGCGATACCGCGTGGACCAGAGTTTGCCATCGCGCGCGATTCAGCCCCACTTGCTCGCCTTGTGAGACTCGCGTTCCTGAAGTCAAAGATTCATACTGAAGCATACATTGACTACGCTTGTGACATCGCTTACGAGTACACGGATGGACCTGTTGTTGCTAAGGAGGTTTATCAGGACCCTGAGGGTAATGTTTACTGCATTGTAAGTACAAGTGAGAATTCGAATTCCCTCAATGAGGTGCTGCTTCAGCGGGGTGCTGCGGTGCTCGATCGGGCTGCGGAAAGTGTTGATCCTGAAGGGCATAAGCGCCACGTTACTGCGCAGAATGTTGCAAGGAAAGGCCACAAGGGGATGTGGCAATATGGTGATATTGATAACGAAAGCGACGAGGATAActgattttttcccctcctcctcccctctcgTATCTGGTGGTTTGACAAATTATTGAATGAGACACCAACGAGGGGTGAAGCGTAGGACGTGTTAACGACGGGGAAACTTTATTTGGATTCCTgggtgtctttttttttttcttctttttgtttctgtacccttgtcacattttttttcgcatATCTTTGTGAAGGAGTCTGGTCACGCCTTCACAGAAGTTTTCGGATACGTGCACGGATAACTCTaatttgtttcccttcccttttcaatTATTTGTGGAGCTACTATACCTTGAAGTGCGCTCCTATTCTGCGGggggggatttttttttttttttgaggtgaGGTAATTTTTTCGCACATTTTGTGCGCTCGGCCCCTTTCCTATACCtttgttaaaaaaaatatgaagggGGGATATTGCATGAATTGTATCAAACGGTGAAGAAAACatattttttgaaatatGCTTTCTTGATTCTTTCTttgtctttatttatttttttgatttgctGTAGCGAAGAGGTATCtttgtgaaggagaaggaaacattgttgtgcctttttttttcgtagtTGATCGAGCAAAAATCGTTCGAAAAGATAGAAATTACATGTCTGCAATCCCTTACTTGCAAAAACAACTTCATGAGCTTACGACGTGCCCGCCAGCAGGGTTTCGTATAGAGTCGGAAGATATTTATGTGTGGACCGTTTGGTTTACTGGACCTCAGGAAACTCCTTACGCCCCTGGTGTTTACCGTGCTGAGCTGCGGTTCCCCAAAGACTTCCCGATGGAGCCCCCAACCTTTAAAATGTTGTCAAGCATTTGGCACCCGAATGTTTATCCCGATGGTCGTGTGTGCATTTCTATTCTTCATCCACCCGGAGAGGATGAGATGAACAAAGAGGAGACTGCCATGATGCGGTGGACGCCAATTCAGACTATACGGTCCGTActtctttctgttgtttcactttttaGCGACCCCGATCCCAAGGACGCCGGGGCCCCGGCCAATGTTGAAGCCTTAGTGCAATACCGCAAGAACCGTGAAGAGTTCAATGAGCACTGCCGTCGGCTAGCAAACAAGTCGCTGTCGGAGCTTCCGGAAGATTTTGTGCCCATTCCTCAAGAGGAACCACCCGAGCGACCTACAAACTACGCTGCCTCCATAGCAATGGGGTATGATGACGACTACGAGGTGGTGGTGTGCGATGCTCAAAATAAGTTTCCTGACGAATTGAGGCAAGTACGGGAAATGGCTCTTGCACCTGATAAGTCTGATGCTGAACTTATTGATATGCTCATTAAAGTGAAGGGTGACGTGGCAACTCTAATGGAGGCATTGATGTAGCCGTATTTGTTTACGCAGACATGAGCTGCGTGACAGAAGAAGTGTTCGTGCAGAGCAAGGGTACAGAGCGGAAATAAattgtgtatatgtatgaggatatatatatatatatatatatttgtgtgtgtgtgtgtgtaacaTAATGGTGCAGGGATGTAACAgataaaagggaaagcaataagaaggtaaaaaagaaaaaaaaataaaaaaaataggtgaTGTGGGGAAAGGTGAGAGATGTTGGAGGAAAACAATGTCAAACAGTAGTTTCACTATTGTGACCAAAGTGCACATAACCTGTTCACTCATCCCTTGTAACCTTCTTCAACTTATTGTTGCAATAGCGCTGAACGGGCGGGAGCTTCTCACGTTTCCGTTTTTAGGGCTATGACGTTATCTCAACACTCACAACCCTAAAATCACCGGGTACTTCTACCACCTTCTTcccgtttcctcttttttttgtttttactgaTGTGACGCCATCATCATTTTTCCTGTTCAAGAAATGAAGACTCTGACAATTGCtggttctttttttgaggtctttttttttttttgtgtttccttttgcgCACACGCGGAAGATGACGTCTT
Proteins encoded in this window:
- a CDS encoding ubiquitin-conjugating enzyme E2, putative, which encodes MSAIPYLQKQLHELTTCPPAGFRIESEDIYVWTVWFTGPQETPYAPGVYRAELRFPKDFPMEPPTFKMLSSIWHPNVYPDGRVCISILHPPGEDEMNKEETAMMRWTPIQTIRSVLLSVVSLFSDPDPKDAGAPANVEALVQYRKNREEFNEHCRRLANKSLSELPEDFVPIPQEEPPERPTNYAASIAMGYDDDYEVVVCDAQNKFPDELRQVREMALAPDKSDAELIDMLIKVKGDVATLMEALM